Proteins encoded in a region of the Haloarcula sp. CBA1129 genome:
- a CDS encoding tRNA (cytidine(56)-2'-O)-methyltransferase: MKDSPRVTVLRLGHRPGRDERMTTHVGLTARALGADKVVLANAARNQADTVIDITERFGGPFDVAATEEPKRLIRDFEGHVVHLTMYGEPVQDVEDDVREAHAEDPLLVVVGAEKVPFEVYEHADWNVGVTNQPHSEVASLAVFLDRLFEGRELDREWENPDRVVVPQETGKRVVDPDEE, translated from the coding sequence ATGAAGGACTCGCCGCGGGTAACGGTGCTCCGACTGGGCCACCGGCCCGGCCGGGACGAGCGGATGACGACTCACGTTGGCCTGACCGCACGCGCGCTCGGTGCCGACAAGGTCGTGCTTGCAAACGCCGCCCGGAATCAGGCTGACACCGTTATCGACATCACCGAAAGGTTCGGCGGCCCCTTCGACGTGGCCGCCACCGAGGAGCCAAAGCGGCTCATCCGCGATTTCGAGGGGCACGTCGTTCACCTGACGATGTACGGCGAACCGGTCCAAGACGTCGAAGACGACGTTCGCGAGGCCCACGCCGAAGACCCGCTGCTGGTCGTCGTCGGCGCGGAAAAGGTCCCCTTCGAAGTGTACGAACACGCCGACTGGAACGTCGGCGTCACCAACCAGCCACACTCAGAGGTCGCCTCGCTGGCCGTCTTCCTCGACCGCCTGTTCGAGGGCCGGGAACTCGACCGCGAATGGGAGAACCCCGACAGGGTAGTCGTTCCACAGGAGACCGGCAAGCGAGTCGTCGACCCCGACGAGGAGTGA